From Tripterygium wilfordii isolate XIE 37 chromosome 16, ASM1340144v1, whole genome shotgun sequence, one genomic window encodes:
- the LOC119980715 gene encoding cytochrome P450 71D9-like: MEIQSSSFPILACSIFFTLMVFQILKRSKSTSKRPPGPWKLPLIGNLHQIVGSDPHLALRDLAKNYGPLMYLQIGEVPTLVVSSAKYAKEVLKTHDIAFASRPKLNVAKILTFDFTNISFAPYGEYWRNLRKISLMELFTKKRIQSFQSTREQEMSNLIDWVSSNAVGGSPINLTEKVFSSMYTVVSRVALGGKSEEQDEFISVIKESSELVGGFNIQDVFPSLKLLHLISGVSSRLENIHQRSSNILQNIINKHIKAKTTPPKDEKYCEQAEDLVDVLLKFHKSDAEFQLTVNNIKAIIQDVFGAGSETSSSTVDWAMVEMIKDPRVMKKAQAEVRQVFDDTGSFDKAAIPELKYLKLIIKETLRLHPPVPLLLPRENSELQVIDGYEIPAKTRVVVNAWAIGRDTEYWVDAERFYPERFLDSPIEFKGTNFEYIPFGAGRRICPGMMFGLANVEIMLSQLLYHFDWKLPDGTNLEDLNMTDSFGVTMRRKDDLYLIPTPIAPTESLRVCLD, from the exons ATGGAAATCCAATCTTCCTCCTTCCCAATCCTTGCATGCTCCATTTTCTTTACGTTAATGGTGTTTCAAATATTGAAAAGATCCAAATCAACTTCGAAACGACCTCCCGGGCCATGGAAGTTACCTCTTATAGGAAACTTGCATCAAATAGTTGGCTCTGATCCCCACCTTGCTCTACGCGATTTGGCGAAGAACTATGGTCCATTGATGTACCTACAAATTGGAGAAGTTCCTACCCTTGTTGTTTCCTCGGCAAAGTACGCGAAAGAGGTGTTGAAAACTCATGACATAGCGTTTGCTTCAAGGCCTAAATTAAATGTTGCGAAAATCCTTACTTTTGATTTCACTAACATTAGTTTTGCACCATATGGAGAGTATTGGAGAAACTTACGGAAAATCTCATTGATGGAGCTTTTCACAAAGAAACGAATCCAGTCATTTCAATCAACAAGAGAACAAGAGATGTCGAACTTGATCGATTGGGTTTCCTCGAATGCTGTTGGAGGATCACCAATCAACTTGACTGAAAAAGTTTTCTCGTCGATGTATACGGTTGTTTCAAGGGTGGCGTTGGGAGGCAAATCCGAAGAGCAGGACGAGTTCATATCGGTTATCAAGGAATCTTCAGAGCTAGTAGGAGGATTCAATATACAAGATGTGTTTCCTTCCTTGAAGTTGCTTCATCTGATTAGTGGGGTTAGCTCTAGATTAGAAAACATTCACCAAAGAAGTTCCAACATTCTTCAAAACATTATCAACAAACACATCAAGGCCAAGACAACACCGCCCAAGGACGAGAAATATTGTGAGCAAGCTGAAGATTTGGTTGATGTTCTTCTCAAGTTTCATAAATCGGATGCTGAATTCCAACTGACGGTCAACAATATCAAAGCTATAATTCAG GATGTCTTTGGTGCTGGAAGTGaaacatcatcatcaactgTTGATTGGGCTATGGTAGAAATGATTAAAGACCCAAGAGTTATGAAAAAGGCACAAGCAGAGGTAAGGCAGGTTTTCGACGACACAGGAAGTTTCGATAAGGCCGCGATTCCTGAACTGAAGTATTTGAAGTTAATCATTAAAGAAACTCTAAGACTACACCCACCAGTTCCACTTTTACTTCCAAGAGAAAACTCAGAATTACAAGTGATCGATGGATATGAAATACCTGCCAAAACCCGCGTAGTTGTCAATGCGTGGGCAATCGGAAGAGACACTGAGTATTGGGTTGATGCTGAAAGATTTTACCCAGAGAGGTTCCTGGATAGTCCTATTGAGTTCAAAGGGACTAATTTTGAGTACATTCCATTTGGTGCTGGAAGGAGAATATGTCCAGGCATGATGTTTGGTTTAGCCAATGTTGAGATAATGCTTTCACAATTATTGTATCATTTTGATTGGAAACTCCCCGATGGAACAAATCTTGAAGATCTTAACATGACGGATTCCTTTGGTGTAACGATGAGAAGAAAAGATGATCTCTACTTAATTCCTACTCCCATCGCTCCTACTGAGAgccttagagtgtgtttggattga
- the LOC119981410 gene encoding cytochrome P450 71D9-like, which translates to MELQSSSFPILACFIFFALMVFKILKRSKSTSKLPPTPWKLPLIGNLHQMVGFEPHLALRNLGKKYGPLMYLQIGEVPTLVVSSAKYAKEVLKTHDTVFASRPKLNAAKIITYDFTSITFSPYGEYWRQLRKIALMELFTTKRIQSFRSIREQEMSKLINWVFSNAARGSPINLTNKVFSSTYTVVSRVALGGESEEKDELVSVIKESSEIVGGFNIQDVLPSLKLLHSISGVSSRLEKVHQRSSNILENIINQHIKAKETPPMGGKSCEQAKDLVDVLLNFYKSDAEFPLTMNSIKAVIQDIFGAGGETSSATVDWAMVEMIKDPRVMKKAQAEVRQVFENRGSFDETAIPELKYLKLVIKETLRLHPPVPLLLPRENTERQVIDGYEIPAKTRVLVNAWAIGRDTEYWVDAERFYPERFIDNPIEFKGTNFEYIPFGAGRRICPGMMFGLANVEIMLSQLLYHFDWKLPDGTSPEDVNMTDLFGITMRRKDDLYLIPTPYRS; encoded by the exons ATGGAACTCCAATCTTCCTCCTTCCCTATCCTTGCatgcttcattttttttgcgTTAATGGTGTTTAAAATATTGAAAAGATCCAAATCAACTTCCAAACTACCTCCCACGCCGTGGAAGTTACCTCTTATAGGAAACTTGCATCAAATGGTTGGCTTTGAACCCCACCTTGCTCTACGCAATTTGGGGAAGAAGTATGGACCATTGATGTACCTACAAATTGGAGAAGTTCCTACCCTTGTTGTTTCCTCGGCAAAGTACGCGAAAGAGGTGTTGAAAACTCATGACACAGTGTTTGCTTCAAGGCCTAAATTAAATGCTGCAAAAATCATTACTTATGATTTCACTAGCATTACTTTTTCACCATATGGAGAGTATTGGAGACAGCTACGGAAAATCGCCTTGATGGAGCTTTTCACAACGAAACGAATCCAATCGTTTCGATCGATAAGAGAACAAGAGATGTCAAAGTTGATCAATTGGGTTTTCTCGAATGCGGCAAGAGGATCACCAATCAACTTGACTAATAAAGTATTCTCATCGACGTATACGGTGGTTTCAAGGGTGGCATTGGGAGGCGAATCTGAAGAGAAGGATGAGCTCGTATCGGTTATCAAGGAATCTTCAGAGATAGTAGGAGGATTCAATATACAAGATGTATTGCCTTCCTTGAAATTGCTTCATTCTATTAGTGGGGTTAGCTCTAGGTTGGAAAAAGTTCACCAGAGAAGCTCCAACATTCTTGAAAACATCATCAACCAACATATTAAGGCCAAGGAAACACCACCAATGGGTGGGAAATCTTGCGAACAAGCTAAAGATTTGGTTGATGTTCTTCTCAACTTTTACAAATCGGATGCTGAATTCCCATTAACAATGAACAGTATCAAAGCCGTAATTCAG GATATTTTTGGTGCTGGAGGTGAAACATCATCAGCAACTGTTGATTGGGCTATGGTAGAAATGATTAAAGACCCAAGAGTAATGAAAAAGGCACAAGCAGAGGTACGGCAGGTTTTCGAGAATAGAGGCAGTTTTGATGAGACTGCGATTCCTGAACTGAAGTATTTGAAGTTAGTCATTAAAGAAACTCTAAGACTACACCCACCTGTTCCACTTTTACTTCCAAGAGAAAACACAGAACGACAAGTGATCGACGGATATGAAATACCTGCAAAAACCCGAGTACTTGTCAATGCGTGGGCGATCGGAAGGGACACTGAGTATTGGGTTGATGCTGAAAGATTTTACCCAGAGAGGTTCATAGATAATCCTATTGAGTTCAAGGGGACTAATTTTGAGTACATTCCATTTGGTGCTGGAAGGAGGATATGTCCAGGCATGATGTTTGGTCTTGCGAATGTTGAGATTATGCTTTCACAATTGTTGTACCATTTTGATTGGAAACTCCCCGATGGGACAAGTCCTGAAGATGTTAACATGACAGATTTATTTGGTATAACGATGAGAAGAAAAGATGACCTCTACTTAATTCCTACTCCTTATCGCTCCTAA